The Brassica napus cultivar Da-Ae chromosome C1, Da-Ae, whole genome shotgun sequence DNA segment atatgtgtatttacttacaagtttgtttcttttctactaacaaaaatgaaaaaaaaaatctcatggtTTTTTTAATGGTCATCCAACTCTAGAAAATCACAATAAATGATGTAATGCCACATTCAGctcttaatatataattaaaacatagattacttaacaaaagaaaatcatcttaaaccttttaacaaaaaaaacaaatcatatttttaaaataacaagtaatatttattttaaaaatcttaattaatttttcagataacaagTTTTATTTAGTattcaaatacaataacatgtacaaaatttaacaaatatgtatattttaaataataacaatttatattaaatatttactctaactatttaaattatttgttaacTTTCATCTCGTCTGTAGGGCGGACCTGCCTTAGtactattatataaaataacaacaaaAGTAAGTTAACGAGAAACATTCTATGTGATTCTAGAAGTGTCAATAAATAGTTTCATACTCTTAAGATCATATCCAATTCACCTTTATACTTTCTTCTAAATagaaaaatgtattatataaatgaattttaatatatgtgtttataaaagttagaaaaatataatgcATTTATATTTAGAGGTAAAATAGTATTCTGTTATATTTTCTCTTTAAAATATAGGAattctattatataatcatacattggaataaatttaattttataataaattttttattttattttagagggTTTCTCTGGAAATAGAAGATCATCAATTCGCATGGAtcctatggtatatatggaagggGCGAAATAATAAGGTCTTTAGcaatctggatattgatccaCGAGATACTTTCAAGTTGGCAGAAACGGAGTCGGTACTCTGGGCTGATGCACAAATCTCTCTTACACAGAGAACAAACCAGTCACGATCTGTAATGAACGCAACAATACCAATTATTCCTGgcagatggtgttttacggacgGATCATGGAAAGATCATGAAATTTTTTAGGGACAAGGGTGGTATAGTACTttggaaggttttgatggtttaatgGAAGCAAGAAACACAAGAGCGAGTCAATCACCACTTCATTCAGAGATAGAGGATCTTATAAGGGCAATAGAATGCATGAGTAACCTTAGACAATTTAATGTTACATTTGcgacggattgttctcagttggtgaagatggtttctgaACCCGAAGAATGGCcggcttttgcaagttatttggaagatatagAGTTTCTGAGGAGAAGACTCAATAGTTTAGAGCTCATCCATATACCACGGACGCAGAATATAAGGGCGGATCGTCTAGCATGCAGTGCAAGAAAGCAACTGTCATTTGTTGTCCATATGGATGAGGAGCTAACAGTTAcgtttacagagtctatatgagtctgttatgttgctgacaaaaaaaatttacatatgcATTGGTGTTTAGTACTAGGTTTAAACGCTAAAACATATATGACTGGAATTTGGATATTGAATTGGGGGTGAGTCGAATATTTCAGATAtaagatttttcttttggttttatgAACTCTGATAtctatcaaatattttgttgATCTAAATTTAGTTCAGATGAGATTGACTGAacatttgttataaaaataaagaccTTTGATTTTGGGTTCTCTTCATTTTAtatctaaacatatataaaactattaaaattatttaaattaaggaaataatatttaatatatttcagttatttttggataaataaataatattagatATTTAAAGTTACTAATAATTGaattatgaattttatttttagctatttggttatttaaagctaaattttattaatattttaagtatataaattataggctatttatttgttttgtgtttaaTTCTGTTTTCGAAGATGGAAAAACAAGAAGATATCTGTTAATTCTAATTGCAttgtataactataaaatattataattcaaCTTATAACCATATTAACAACGTTGCTAGGATATACTATGTATTATTATATTCATCTATATTAATCACATCCcttaattcattttaattttttttttcatgttttgtctttttcttcctttctcatttcctttgatttatatatttttaccaatataattcagtcaaaaatactatttaaaacatacacttttatttatgctgtatttaaaaattttcaaatggatataaacattttttaaaatatataaattgttattaaCAAAGACATTTCATTCTATTctatattatttgtatataaaacacattttatttagatatttgaTCCAcctattttagattttaaattttctttgtttttgtattcttttttctcctctattttcatttgatttttagttatatttctTAATAGATAAGTTTCAGATGATATTTATACCATAATTTCATATCCTTATATACATGTAAATATTATTCCATATGCACTAAATAATCTGATTATTGTAGAACTTCTATTCTATCAtgatatctaatctattaaattaGAGTCATATTTTTATCTAATGTAAAAAAGTTATTAGACCAATTCATTAGGAGCttaatatttaaagaaaaatgtaaatGATATTATTTTCCTACATCGTAGATTTTGTGACCATAATCTAAACAATAGTTtggtaaatattatatatataaatagtaaatACACTTattcacaaatatatatatttggtttacATAATCTTagttatatctatatattatatattctacaCAAGTTTTCAcatctaaatatatacataatattttgggATACCGTAttttatttgaaacataaatgttgttaaaaaaatataagaatagtAGAACAtatgagattttaaaaatagactATGAAAACTATATAGTGATGAAGGTTTGCTTTATtgtaacaaaaaagtaaaatttcaccaatattttatttatattatatataatattaattttaataataaaatcagttacattactattaatttaaattttgtaacaaaaatgaCAACAATATCTGCCAATCCGCGCGGGTTAGAATCTAGTTTTACATTATAAATGGATTTGGTTTTAGATTCTAAATTTTATACTAATTTCTATTCTTTTGGTATGATTTATAttgtataataatataataatgttaTTTATGAAGCTAGTCAACTTAATGTATCTTCAAAAATGTATTCATTATTCGGCTTTTTagtaaataatatttgtatttattattCAGATTTTCTTCCTAACAACATTCATGAATCTGATAaactttagaaaattttatttatgttttcttgaTTACTTATTTTGTGTgaatttatatacttttatgatAGTGCATCACTATGCATTTAGAACAGACAAAATATGTTGAATAAAAGAGGCAACAATTTCCACAACACCATTCGTATACAGTATAAACATGGTTAAGTATAAACATGGTTACTTGTTATATTCACTAAGTTATctggttatatttttaattttgtttccatcgatattattaaaactcaagtactttttgttaatgtttgaaaacatgaataacaatataaatgagaattgtttggaaacaataATAGTggagatttttatttattagataatCAACCTTAAATTTGTtccaattataaaaattaaaaatataaaataactggattttgcatatggttaaacgttaaatttagtttagttgtggtaaaaaaattgaaagagaaaagaaaaagacattAGATAAAAAACTACGTCGTTTGTGGTTTACATATGGCGTGGCGTCGTTGCTGGTTTTGTATTCAAAGGAAAAGTAGCCTTTCGTTCCCGTAGATCTGACGTTTGACTCGCAGCTTCACTCACTCATCCATCGGCGATTAGATATGGCGCTGGCGTCAATCGGCGCGACAGTCTCGCTCCTAATAATCTATCAATCTCTTCCAATCTATACACACGCGGCTGGTGAAAACATCGTCCTCCAATCTCCTCCCATGGTGttccctctctttctctctcaacCCAATTCCACCTCTTCTTCGAGATCCGTCTCTGTTCACCATCGAAAGCTCCACAAATCACTCCCTCACTCTCGCATGCGACTCTACGACGACCTTCTCCTCAACGGGTAAGTCAATCCCTTCCCTTCCCTTCAACGCCGATTACCGATCTGATTGTATCATCAAAATTCGCAGGTATTACACGACGCGGCTATGGATCGGTACGCCTCCGCAGATGTTTGCTCTGATTGTTGATTCCGGGAGCACTGTTACCTACGTCCCTTGCTCCGACTGTGAACAGTGTGGCAAACACCAGGTTAATTAGAGATTCCAACTATAAAAGTCTCAATCTTGTCCTCGTTGCTTTActtatctttattattcatcaGGATCCAAAGTTTCAGCCGGAGATGTCCTCCACCTACCAACCTGTCAAGTGCAACATGGACTGTAACTGTGACGACGACAAAGAGCAATGTGTGTACGAGCGTGAGTACGCTGAGCACAGCAGCAGCAAAGGTGTCCTCGGTGAAGACCTTATCTCGTTCGGCAATGAAAGCCAGCTTACACCTCAGCGAGCTGTCTTTGGCTGTGAGACTCTCGAGACAGGTGATCTCTACAGTCAACGCGCTGATGGCATTATCGGGTTAGGACAAGGGGATCTCAGTCTTGTGGATCAGCTGGTGGATAAAGGCTTGATAAGCAACTCTTTTGCTTTGTGTTATGGAGGGATGGATCTCGGTGGAGGTTCCATGGTTCTTGGAGGCTTTGCTTACCCTTCTGATATGACATTCACGGACTCGGACCCTGATCGTAGGTAATGTTCTAAAGGATTTGCCTTTTGGGTCCTGATTGGCGAATGTATTAATCCTGACAGATACGGTTTCATACCTTTCCACACATTTGACTCTAGTTTCGGGATGGCGACAGTCCATATTACAATATAGATTTGACGGGGATACGTGTCGCTGGGAAGCAGTTGTCGCTTAGCTCTGGAGTCTTTGATGGAGAGCATGGCGCCGTTTTGGACAGTGGGACAACGTATGCTTATCTCCCTGACGCAGCCTTTGCAGCATTTGAGGAAGCTGTAAGACTCTCAAATCTCTGTTTAACACTTGGTTCACCTGTtacactttgttttttttttttttacactgtCTTTTTGTGTTGTGAAGGTGATGAGGGAAGTTTCTCCATTGAAGCAGATTGATGGCCCTGATCCAAATTTTAAAGATACTTGTTTCCATGTTGCTCCAAGGTATGATTTCTTTGCAAGCTTGTTATCAAACCTTTAAATCAAGGGAAGATACTGACGGTTAAAATTTGCGTTATGCTCAAGTAACGATGCCTCTGGACTTTCGAAGATATTCCCATCAGTCGAGATGGTGTTTAAGAGTGGACAGTCATGGCTTTTGTCTCCTGAAAACTACTTGTTCCGTGTAAGTAACTTAGTCCTCAAACGCTTTTGAAGTTTCATTTTCTCTCTATAGCCTAATGTTGTAGCTGATGATGTGATTATCTTTTATTCGATAAAAGCATTCGAAGGTGCATGGCGCGTACTGTCTCGGTGTCTTCCCAAATGGGAAAGATCATACGACTCTTTTAGGAGGTAAGTAGATATCATTTACTctgtttcttttcattttggCTACCTTCACTGCTAACGCAATATCTAGTGTTTTATCAGGAATTGTGGTTCGCAACACGCTTGTTGTGTATGATCGTGAGAATTCTAAGGTTGGATTCTGGAGAACTAATTGTTCAGAGTTATCGGATAGGCTTCCTATCGATGGTGCACTACCGCCACCACCACCTGCAAAATTGCCTTTAAATGAATCAAATCCATCTCTCAATACATCAAGCAATCTTCCAGGTTCGCGACATACGTAGATTTCATCTAAAACTCTTTTGTCCTGTAAAGTAGAACCTATTGTCGTCATGTCACTTGATGTTTTTGTACATATTTCCTCAGGGGAGAAGACACAAATTGGTCAAATAAACCTTGATATACAACTAACAGTCAATTCATCATATCTGAAACCTCGCCTTGAAGAGCTCTCCAAGGTATTCTCCAAGGAGCTCGATATCAAACCTACACAGGTAAGCCTTATTGATAAACACATTATTGCTTGTAAGCCTTTCAACACTGTTTTTTATGTTGCTAATATCTGAGTCATCCGTCACAGGTCTATTTATCAAATCTCACCTCCAATGGAAACAACTCTCTAATCAGAGTAGTTGTTATTCCTACCGAATCTTCTAGTTTATTCTCCAATGTCACAGCAACGGTATCTGATGTTTTTACAATAAACTTCTCCTTTTTCATTGCTTGACTTTCTTCATCTTACTTGACCTTTCCATCATTCTCCTTGTAGAGCATAGTTTCTCGGTTTAGCAATCATCAGATCAAGCTTCCTGACATCTTCGGAGACTACCAGCTCCTTACTTACAAACTCGAGCCTCCAAGAAAAGGGTATGACATTCAATCTTAAGTCTTAGCCAAAGAATAGATTATTTCtccaattatcttcaaagaAAAGTCTTGTTCCTTTCGTGTTTTAGGACAAGGTGGCAGGTGAAAAACATCATTGTCGTGATCGCAATTGTGATGGTGTCTGTAGTTGTTAGTTTATTAGCTTATGGAGTTTGGCTGATGTGGAAACGCAAGCAAACATCAAATCTGTATAAACCTGTCGATGACGCCATAGTCGCTGAACAAGAACTGCAACCTTTATAAATAGCCTCCTAGTACTTTACTTTTATCTTACAAACTGTTCGGTCTTTATTCACACAACAGCATACCAACTGTCTTGATGATGTTTATTGCTTAGTAAATAATGCcaactttttgtttttaattacgAGTGTTTTATATCCTTTTCGTTGGTATTTTGgtttctatgtttttttctgTCTCATTTGTCAGTTATTTGTAAAAGATTGTATGGAAACTGCATTCTATCGATTTTTACTTTGTTCtgattaattatttaagtaaaacataagaaacaaACCGAGTTATTTTTTGTCAAGAcatgtttatattaataatatcataagaAACTAAAACGAGTTATTTGCAATGCACATGTATGCCAGAAATGAGAAATCACATTTCTACTACTAACCAAAACCAGTTATTGTCTGGAAAATGCatatttatataacattttctaatttacaaaaaaaaattgcaatttttctgttaatttatatatattaattgatgcATTTAGTGTAAAACAAGTAAACTTGAAATagaaatattgtttaaaaatgtataaaaccaAATTGGCACATTTAAATTTACCTTACAATCAGTCTTTTACCTTCGCATTGAAACCGTCAAATTTTACCTCTTTTGACCGCTTAAATGCCCTATAATCGCTTTCCTCTTTTAGTCTTGAATTCTTGATTGATAGAGATTTTAGAGAGCATTAAGTTTTCATTAGTGAATCATTAATTGCTGATAAACCATTTAAGGAATCATTTAGAAACTGAATAGATCTTTTAGATGCTTATTCTTCTATGCTTTCATTTAACTATTTAATAGAACATTcacctttaaaaatatttaaaataattatcaagtctaacaatatcaaaaatatgtttaaattaaaaatgtaatatatattattgaaactaaatttgaaaataataaattttattatttcaaaaggattttaaattcaaatataacttagtgaatataattaaatattaaatattattctcaacaaaaatataaaaatattatatacaatacatgataaatatcttatatagtaattttataaattaatgttatattttaatttatcaatgTTATAGCAATcagttaaaaatacattaatgtTTTTCATCAGTTCTGTCAGTAGAGGTTTAAACTATGGTAGAAAACTAATTGTGGGCAACATATATTAGAAATAACAATTCAAACATAAATAGAACACACAGACAAAAACTCAGTTATTATGGGTGTGATTGGTAGTGGCTGTGAGTGCTCTCTACAGCCTCATTTCTTTCTAGAGCACTAAATTTACACCAAtcttgatttctatttttttttaagttcacaGCCTTTTTATAAAATCCACAGCACTTCTTTGAAATTATGTCTTTACAATTTCTCTGCAGAGACAAAAACCTACAGCCCatatttaaagatttttaaaaattaaaaatctaaagcCAAAGCAATAAAAACCACAGCAATATTTCTACAGTCAAAAAATGAAATCACAGCAGTTACCAATCAACCCCTATGTGACAAaagatttttatattaattaattgatGCAAttatggcaaaaaaaaaattgaatagaaACAGGAAACAAACCAAAATTGCTTTATTGATAATTtccatatttgtttttcataatattCACTAGAAAAATAAAGATCTATTGGAGGATAAATTGCttgataaacaaataaaaataaaatattttgcaaCAGCATTGCGATATTAATTTGGGGGATTTATAACTCTTTCAACTTCTTTTGGATTCTTCTACAAGCGAGCGATTAGAGAACAGAGCCCAGTCAATTTCTCGAATTATTTCGGTgaataatctctctctctctctctctctcctctctgttTCTTACTTTCTTGACTCATTCTctgttagggtttagggttttaagtATCTCCAAGAACTCTGGATTTACGCTAACAGAATCCGATTCATCAAAATCGCATCTGGACATGCGTGATATCCTCTAAGATCACCGAATCACTCAATTTCGATAAATCTTCTCCGTAAAAATCGTTCCTTTTTGGTATATGATTGGACCCACTTAGGCTTTGGAATCAGTAAGATCAAAGTTGAAACCTTTTGTCTATTTGAGTGTAATCTTATTGTCTGGTCTTGTTTTTCGATTATAGCAGAACAAAGTGGAATCCTTTTGTCTACTTGGGTCTAATCTCATTGTCTCACTCGAGTTTTGTATTCGATTGTAGCAGAACAAAGGTGAAGAAGGGCTTTATGGATACCTCTGCCAATCAACAACCGGAAGACGTTAAAGTTGATATCTTGGAGTGTGGGAATCTGACTGATGAGTCTCAAGAGGGAGAAGATGGGTTGTGCCAATCCTCTTCGAGCTCTTTTGGTGATTCACTGTGTGCTCGTGACgacgatgacgatgatgatgatgataatggttTTGAAGCCGAGTCTATGTTAAACAAAGACTATCCATTACCAGACACTTTTGGTGATGGGAGTGAGTTGTTGGgtctgaggaagaagaagctgacGGATGAGTGGAGGAAGTTTTGTCAGCCGTTGATGTGGAGGTGTAAGTGGTTAGAGCTCAAGGCTAAGGAGATTGAGTGTCAAGCAAGAGGGTATGACAGAGAAGTTAGAAGTTACTACCCGAGTAAACAGTTTGATTTGGAGAAGTCGAAACTGGAAGGCTTTGATGGGAAATCGAAATCTTTTGGTGATCATACTCAGAGGATGAGTGTTTAcaagagaggaagaaggagacaTGTTGAAGAGACAACAGATGTTGCTGCTTATATCTCCAACCATAACGTTTTCTCTTATTCAGAAAAGCGGAAGCCAACAACTCTCAAAGCTCAGTGTCCTGTTCCTGGTGAGATCTTATACACATTGTTCCAGTTTTTCTCAAAGTTAGATGGTTATTTTAGGACTAAATCTTTGATTTGGTACAGGACGGAAAGCTACAGGCAAGGAAGAAGAGGTTGAAGAAgatgattgttttgtttctgaGTCAGATTGTTCTGATGATATACTAGGAATGATTCTGTGTCAGATTGATGAGGCTCAGGATAAAGCAAAAAGATTGAAGAAGCGTGTTGATCAGCTGTTGTGTTGTGAGTCTCAGGATGGTCATACATCATTGATACCTGCAGCAATAGCTCCATCTCGGAGAGACTTTAATGTACAGAATGTCAAGCAACTTGCTCTTGTGGAAGAAGAACCGTCGCTGCCTCATATTCAGAGAGAAGGGACTGTGCAAATTGGAAGGCAACGAATCTCTGCTGATCATACTGAAGATTTGTTGATACCTCAAGCTCCTCCTCCTTTTGAAAGCGATGGGCAGTTTCTGTATAACATCTCTCCACTTCCATATGAGAGATTAGGCTTTCCCACAATCGAAGATGTaagcatctttttttttttaagtgttcATATTATAGTGTTTGGTTGGAATTGAGAAAAAAAGCTTTGGAAATGGTTGTTTGTGTTCAGCTGCTGATGGATGGATCAGAGATGAATGATTATGAAGCAGAACCGGAGCTTGATAATTGTTTCATGAAG contains these protein-coding regions:
- the LOC106406503 gene encoding aspartic proteinase 36, with product MALASIGATVSLLIIYQSLPIYTHAAGENIVLQSPPMVFPLFLSQPNSTSSSRSVSVHHRKLHKSLPHSRMRLYDDLLLNGYYTTRLWIGTPPQMFALIVDSGSTVTYVPCSDCEQCGKHQDPKFQPEMSSTYQPVKCNMDCNCDDDKEQCVYEREYAEHSSSKGVLGEDLISFGNESQLTPQRAVFGCETLETGDLYSQRADGIIGLGQGDLSLVDQLVDKGLISNSFALCYGGMDLGGGSMVLGGFAYPSDMTFTDSDPDRSPYYNIDLTGIRVAGKQLSLSSGVFDGEHGAVLDSGTTYAYLPDAAFAAFEEAVMREVSPLKQIDGPDPNFKDTCFHVAPSNDASGLSKIFPSVEMVFKSGQSWLLSPENYLFRHSKVHGAYCLGVFPNGKDHTTLLGGIVVRNTLVVYDRENSKVGFWRTNCSELSDRLPIDGALPPPPPAKLPLNESNPSLNTSSNLPGEKTQIGQINLDIQLTVNSSYLKPRLEELSKVFSKELDIKPTQVYLSNLTSNGNNSLIRVVVIPTESSSLFSNVTATSIVSRFSNHQIKLPDIFGDYQLLTYKLEPPRKGTRWQVKNIIVVIAIVMVSVVVSLLAYGVWLMWKRKQTSNLYKPVDDAIVAEQELQPL
- the LOC106403085 gene encoding uncharacterized protein LOC106403085; this translates as MDTSANQQPEDVKVDILECGNLTDESQEGEDGLCQSSSSSFGDSLCARDDDDDDDDDNGFEAESMLNKDYPLPDTFGDGSELLGLRKKKLTDEWRKFCQPLMWRCKWLELKAKEIECQARGYDREVRSYYPSKQFDLEKSKLEGFDGKSKSFGDHTQRMSVYKRGRRRHVEETTDVAAYISNHNVFSYSEKRKPTTLKAQCPVPGRKATGKEEEVEEDDCFVSESDCSDDILGMILCQIDEAQDKAKRLKKRVDQLLCCESQDGHTSLIPAAIAPSRRDFNVQNVKQLALVEEEPSLPHIQREGTVQIGRQRISADHTEDLLIPQAPPPFESDGQFLYNISPLPYERLGFPTIEDLLMDGSEMNDYEAEPELDNCFMKLMNEFGKDTMSDDDEEEEEDPTPATKRHKTSH